Proteins found in one Brachyspira murdochii DSM 12563 genomic segment:
- a CDS encoding UDP-N-acetylmuramate dehydrogenase, with product MTMQDNYKIVESFLEEKNIEYYKNHPFSKCCSFNVGGNIDLYIAVKKIQDFLDIANFLYNKKIDYFVIGDTSKVIVSDKGYNGIIVSLEGEFEFFEFLEDGVLKSNSSAILERLSHEARIRNLSGLEFVALVNTRIGAAIYDKLESFGISLLKFLESVKIFNKKDCSVLELSKDEYLNLTEEDRKFIVILSAVFKLDNDLPESIDNRIDWFRYIRGSVAPMEANIGPVFEDSNDIKAYEMVERVGGLDMKFGAMRWHKRFPNYIINEHLYNENEEPSKAEDVINLIEDTRKKIEQHYAFNPQINIILLS from the coding sequence ATGACTATGCAAGACAATTACAAGATAGTTGAGAGTTTTCTCGAAGAAAAAAATATAGAATATTATAAAAATCACCCTTTTAGTAAATGCTGTAGTTTTAATGTAGGCGGAAATATTGATTTGTATATAGCTGTAAAAAAGATACAGGATTTTTTGGATATAGCAAATTTTCTATATAATAAAAAAATAGATTATTTTGTTATTGGAGATACTAGCAAAGTAATTGTTTCTGATAAAGGATATAATGGAATAATAGTATCGTTAGAAGGGGAGTTTGAGTTTTTTGAGTTTTTAGAAGATGGGGTTTTAAAATCTAATAGTTCTGCTATTTTAGAAAGGCTTTCTCATGAGGCTAGAATTAGAAATTTATCTGGGTTAGAGTTTGTGGCTTTAGTTAATACTAGAATAGGGGCTGCTATTTATGATAAATTAGAATCTTTTGGGATATCATTATTGAAATTTTTAGAATCAGTAAAAATTTTTAATAAAAAAGACTGCTCCGTATTAGAACTAAGTAAAGATGAATATTTGAATTTAACTGAAGAAGATAGAAAATTTATAGTAATATTGTCAGCGGTATTTAAATTAGATAACGATCTTCCTGAAAGTATTGATAACAGAATAGATTGGTTTAGATATATAAGAGGATCGGTTGCTCCAATGGAGGCAAATATAGGTCCTGTTTTTGAAGATTCTAATGATATTAAGGCTTATGAAATGGTTGAGCGTGTAGGAGGACTTGATATGAAATTTGGTGCTATGAGATGGCATAAGAGATTTCCTAATTATATTATTAATGAGCATTTGTATAATGAAAATGAAGAGCCTAGCAAAGCAGAAGATGTCATTAATTTAATAGAGGATACTAGAAAAAAAATAGAGCAGCATTATGCTTTTAATCCTCAAATTAATATTATTTTACTTAGCTGA
- the murC gene encoding UDP-N-acetylmuramate--L-alanine ligase: MFTKRKEKIHFIGIGGIGMSAIASVLNAIGFTITGSDLAKTAKTESLEKSGIKVYYGHHASNIEDDITAVVTSSAISPANEEIVAAKAKKITVISRGEMLAELMRLRYGIAISGSHGKTTTTSLISQIMMHAGLNPVCIIGGNHFNLKSNAVCNDLSSEYMVCEADESDGSFLRLSPVINVVTNIDNDHLDYYGNVEALRVAFLEFINKVPFYGCSFLCFENDVVRDLSKSANKKYYSYGFDKSYDFHVDKDSIRVEAPITYFIAYHNKECLGEFSVPLIGEHNILNSLASIGVAYHLGIDVPNIKEGLKTFEGVGRRLNKLYDKEITLFDDYAHHPTEIKATLSSVRNAYKSRRIIAVFQPHRYSRTELLLNDFEYAFNDADEVIITDIYAAGEAPIAGVNGEIICDIVKKQNKNVRYIKNIDEVLPVLESIKKDGDIIITLGAGNIVRVSNDYARQLQDS, encoded by the coding sequence ATGTTTACAAAAAGAAAAGAAAAGATACATTTTATAGGAATAGGCGGAATAGGAATGAGTGCAATAGCAAGTGTATTAAATGCTATTGGTTTTACTATAACTGGAAGTGATTTAGCAAAAACAGCAAAAACTGAATCTTTAGAAAAATCTGGGATAAAGGTATATTATGGTCATCATGCTTCCAATATTGAAGATGATATTACAGCAGTTGTAACTTCATCAGCTATAAGCCCTGCAAATGAAGAGATAGTTGCCGCAAAGGCAAAAAAGATAACTGTTATATCAAGAGGGGAGATGCTTGCAGAGCTTATGCGTTTAAGGTATGGTATAGCAATATCAGGCTCTCATGGCAAAACTACTACAACTTCGCTTATAAGTCAGATAATGATGCATGCTGGACTTAATCCTGTTTGTATTATAGGAGGAAATCATTTTAATTTGAAAAGCAATGCTGTCTGTAATGATCTTAGCAGTGAGTATATGGTATGCGAGGCTGATGAAAGTGATGGAAGTTTTTTGAGGCTTTCTCCTGTTATTAATGTTGTAACTAATATAGATAATGATCATTTGGATTACTATGGAAATGTTGAGGCTTTAAGAGTTGCTTTTTTAGAGTTTATTAATAAAGTTCCTTTTTACGGCTGTTCCTTTTTATGCTTTGAAAATGATGTTGTAAGGGATTTATCTAAAAGTGCCAATAAAAAATATTATTCATATGGTTTTGATAAATCATATGATTTTCATGTTGATAAAGATTCTATTAGAGTAGAAGCTCCTATTACATATTTTATAGCGTATCATAATAAAGAGTGCTTGGGAGAGTTTTCTGTTCCATTAATAGGAGAGCATAATATACTTAACTCTTTAGCTTCTATAGGTGTTGCTTATCATTTAGGTATAGATGTTCCTAATATAAAAGAAGGACTTAAAACTTTTGAAGGTGTAGGAAGAAGATTAAACAAACTGTATGATAAAGAGATAACATTATTTGATGATTATGCCCATCACCCAACAGAGATAAAAGCTACATTGTCATCTGTGAGAAATGCTTATAAAAGCAGACGTATAATAGCGGTATTTCAGCCGCACAGATACAGCAGAACTGAGCTTCTTTTAAATGATTTTGAGTATGCTTTTAATGATGCCGATGAGGTGATTATTACTGATATTTATGCGGCAGGGGAAGCTCCTATTGCTGGGGTTAATGGCGAGATTATATGTGATATAGTAAAAAAACAAAATAAGAATGTAAGATATATAAAAAATATAGATGAAGTATTGCCGGTGTTAGAGAGTATAAAAAAAGATGGGGATATAATTATAACGTTAGGAGCTGGTAATATAGTGAGGGTTAGCAATGACTATGCAAGACAATTACAAGATAGTTGA
- a CDS encoding UDP-N-acetylglucosamine--N-acetylmuramyl-(pentapeptide) pyrophosphoryl-undecaprenol N-acetylglucosamine transferase yields the protein MNIILCGGGTAGHITPAISIYDYVKHQGHKPRLVVAQKDYHLIPHNYDFNTININPPGNFWKKILFILRFIPALMKSSKIIKRHKPDCIIGMGGFVSLPMLYAAKWNNIPIFLCEQNSIPGKVNRIFYKYAKQTYLTFSKTLEFMPKGKVFGNPVRNDFFVVNREGARTVMKLSNDDKLLVVMGGSQGALKLNELFFECIKDIKDKVKNVRIEWLAGPKWASGIIEKVNNAKFDNVFVHSYYKDMATLLHAADFVISRAGSSSISEILAVNVPSLLIPFPYATDNHQYFNALDLLDKDMAYLIEESDLNREKLESVVVNNLNNDERLKAMREKIRSSWSSRAVSSIVDDIMSNLKNK from the coding sequence ATGAATATTATTTTATGCGGAGGAGGTACAGCAGGACATATAACGCCTGCTATTTCAATATATGATTATGTAAAACATCAGGGACATAAACCTAGACTTGTAGTTGCTCAGAAAGATTATCATCTTATACCTCATAATTATGATTTTAATACTATTAATATTAATCCTCCCGGAAATTTTTGGAAAAAAATACTCTTTATATTAAGATTTATACCTGCTTTGATGAAGTCTTCAAAAATTATTAAGAGGCATAAACCTGACTGTATAATAGGAATGGGAGGCTTTGTATCTCTTCCTATGCTGTATGCAGCCAAATGGAATAATATACCAATATTTTTATGCGAGCAAAACTCTATACCCGGTAAGGTTAATAGAATATTTTATAAATATGCAAAACAAACTTATTTAACTTTTTCAAAGACTTTAGAGTTTATGCCTAAAGGAAAAGTTTTTGGAAACCCTGTAAGAAATGACTTTTTTGTAGTTAATAGAGAGGGTGCTAGAACAGTTATGAAACTATCTAATGATGATAAACTGTTAGTTGTTATGGGTGGTTCTCAGGGAGCATTAAAATTAAATGAATTATTTTTTGAATGTATAAAAGATATTAAAGACAAAGTAAAAAATGTACGTATAGAATGGCTTGCCGGACCTAAATGGGCTTCTGGAATAATAGAAAAAGTGAATAATGCCAAATTTGATAATGTTTTTGTGCATAGCTATTATAAAGATATGGCAACTTTACTTCATGCAGCTGATTTTGTTATATCTAGGGCTGGAAGTAGCTCCATAAGCGAGATATTGGCGGTTAATGTGCCTTCTTTACTTATTCCTTTTCCATATGCCACAGATAATCATCAGTATTTTAATGCTTTAGATCTGCTTGATAAGGATATGGCTTATTTAATAGAGGAATCAGATTTAAATAGAGAAAAGTTAGAAAGTGTTGTTGTAAATAATTTAAATAATGATGAGAGATTAAAAGCTATGCGTGAAAAAATTAGAAGCAGCTGGAGTTCCAGAGCTGTGTCTTCAATAGTAGATGATATAATGAGTAATTTAAAAAATAAATAA
- a CDS encoding FtsW/RodA/SpoVE family cell cycle protein yields the protein MIKRKLMPDRYLLIIYIALLIAGLVAIYGAQTIHEPNGGYFDNHLKLLSLMLLATLIILILPDFFGFLDKMVPFLLLFTLLLLIWVYFFGITVAGSYAKRWLLLPSGITIQPSEIAKITSSIYFASVLSKKGDKLFDIKKGLFPPLLILCLISGLILIEPDSGTALLFAMVGFSIFFYGGIPFRSLLFSAVFLALIFGLFIFNVPYMRSRVNSYLDPQSQSEEDIYQIRRAKLAFNYGGITGIPDEEIRDVSTHLPAALTDFIYASVSQRYGLVGNLIILLLFLSFTIRGFIISSRTNDLFLKNLSFAITMFISVQAYLNIMVATLMIPTTGMPLPIISYGRNALVVNMIMVAILLKITQRSEK from the coding sequence ATGATAAAAAGAAAATTAATGCCGGACAGATATTTATTAATTATATATATAGCCTTGCTTATAGCAGGATTAGTTGCCATATATGGTGCTCAGACTATACATGAACCTAATGGCGGATATTTTGATAATCATTTAAAATTATTATCTTTAATGCTGCTTGCTACTTTAATAATTCTTATCCTTCCGGATTTCTTTGGATTTTTAGATAAGATGGTGCCTTTTCTTTTGCTTTTTACATTGCTTCTTCTTATATGGGTATATTTCTTTGGTATAACAGTTGCAGGAAGTTATGCTAAAAGGTGGCTTTTACTTCCTTCCGGAATTACTATACAGCCTTCCGAAATAGCAAAAATAACAAGCAGTATATATTTTGCAAGCGTACTTAGCAAAAAAGGGGATAAATTATTTGATATAAAAAAAGGTTTGTTTCCGCCTCTTCTTATTTTATGTTTGATATCCGGACTTATACTTATAGAGCCTGATTCTGGAACGGCGTTATTATTTGCGATGGTTGGCTTTTCAATATTTTTTTACGGCGGCATACCTTTCAGATCTCTTCTTTTTTCTGCAGTTTTTCTTGCTTTAATTTTCGGATTATTTATATTTAACGTGCCTTATATGAGAAGCAGAGTTAATTCATATCTTGACCCGCAGTCCCAGTCGGAAGAGGATATTTATCAAATTAGAAGGGCAAAATTGGCATTCAATTATGGCGGAATTACCGGCATACCTGATGAAGAAATAAGAGATGTAAGTACGCATTTGCCTGCAGCATTAACCGATTTTATATATGCTTCAGTATCTCAAAGATATGGTTTGGTAGGCAATTTAATAATACTTCTTTTGTTTTTATCATTTACTATAAGAGGTTTTATTATATCATCGCGGACTAATGATCTATTTTTAAAAAATCTTTCATTTGCTATAACTATGTTTATTAGTGTGCAGGCATATTTAAATATAATGGTTGCAACTCTTATGATACCCACTACTGGAATGCCGCTTCCCATTATTAGTTACGGAAGAAATGCTTTAGTCGTAAACATGATAATGGTTGCTATACTTTTAAAAATAACTCAAAGGAGTGAAAAATGA
- a CDS encoding diguanylate cyclase — translation MYRSIIKSIMENRIGVIKKDSNLLELVSIASKSSNKILAVVNDSDKIVGVINCDNILVNVLKDISKKSSKNAVINKEVSAFMNKNLIIAHPEDDILMTFDIMKDNKIDYLVIINSDNYPIGVVNIYDLFENVIKIKIRNISFSVNEIEKKSSIEKDKVIKKLMKEIDTLHAQSTIDPLTGLFNVRYFNKVIEEEVDRAKRYKYSISIIFMDLDHFKDINDIYGHDCGNLVLHEIGKLLSNASDNNIHMLRKSDVAIRYGGEEFIVICPNTKKEQAYIVAERIRKTVEKKRFNYESTIINVTVSVGIAEHKGTSKKPIAETIKNADSAMYEAKHLGRNKVIMH, via the coding sequence ATGTATAGAAGTATTATCAAATCCATAATGGAAAATCGTATTGGAGTGATAAAGAAAGACTCTAATCTATTAGAGTTGGTATCTATTGCATCTAAATCTTCTAATAAAATACTAGCTGTTGTAAACGATTCTGATAAAATTGTAGGCGTTATAAATTGCGATAATATTTTAGTAAATGTTCTCAAAGATATATCAAAAAAAAGTTCTAAAAATGCCGTAATCAATAAAGAAGTATCTGCATTTATGAATAAAAATCTTATAATCGCACACCCTGAAGATGATATACTTATGACTTTTGATATTATGAAGGATAATAAGATAGATTATTTAGTCATCATAAACTCAGATAATTATCCTATAGGTGTTGTAAATATCTACGATTTATTTGAAAACGTAATAAAAATCAAAATACGTAATATTAGCTTCAGTGTAAATGAGATAGAAAAAAAATCTTCTATAGAAAAAGACAAAGTCATAAAAAAACTTATGAAAGAAATAGATACTCTTCATGCTCAGTCTACAATAGATCCGCTGACCGGACTATTTAATGTGCGTTATTTTAATAAAGTAATAGAAGAAGAAGTTGACAGAGCAAAAAGATACAAATACAGCATTTCTATAATATTTATGGATTTGGATCATTTTAAAGATATTAATGATATATACGGACATGACTGCGGAAATTTAGTTCTTCATGAAATAGGCAAACTTTTAAGCAATGCTTCTGATAATAATATACATATGCTTAGAAAAAGCGATGTTGCTATACGTTACGGCGGTGAAGAGTTTATAGTAATATGCCCTAATACTAAAAAAGAGCAGGCATATATAGTGGCAGAAAGAATACGCAAAACTGTAGAAAAAAAGAGGTTCAACTATGAATCTACTATAATAAATGTTACAGTGAGTGTAGGAATAGCAGAGCATAAGGGTACTTCAAAAAAGCCTATAGCAGAAACAATTAAAAATGCTGACTCGGCTATGTATGAAGCTAAACATCTTGGAAGAAATAAGGTTATAATGCATTAA
- the pta gene encoding phosphate acetyltransferase, with protein MASFMDNLREKVKSNPKTIILAEGYDERHVKAAVILKKEQLVKGVILVGDTSKIEALAKENALELDGNFAKIFDPNKDAKTESYIEMLFKAREKKGMTKDQAKDLIINNSVYTGAAMLASNDADGMVGGAVYATGEMLRAALFLIGLKKGIKTLSSTFFIESPDKSLFTNGIACFADCAVIPDPTSEQLADIAESTAESYRVMTGLEPKVALLSFSTKGSAKHESVDKVIEAKKILDSRNVKFDYDGEMQFDAAIVEKVGAQKAPNSPIKGNANVLVFPELNAGNIGYKIAQRVGKCTAIGPMLQGIAKPANDLSRGCSAQDIADLAVLTSLQAM; from the coding sequence ATGGCATCATTTATGGATAATTTGAGAGAAAAAGTAAAATCTAATCCTAAAACTATAATATTGGCTGAAGGATATGATGAAAGACATGTTAAAGCTGCAGTTATTTTAAAGAAAGAACAGTTAGTTAAAGGAGTTATATTAGTTGGAGACACTTCTAAAATAGAAGCTTTGGCAAAAGAAAATGCATTAGAATTAGACGGTAATTTTGCTAAAATTTTTGACCCTAATAAAGATGCTAAAACTGAAAGTTATATTGAAATGCTTTTTAAAGCCAGAGAAAAAAAAGGTATGACTAAAGATCAGGCTAAAGATTTAATTATTAACAATTCTGTTTATACTGGTGCTGCTATGCTTGCTTCTAACGATGCTGACGGTATGGTGGGAGGAGCAGTATATGCTACTGGTGAAATGTTAAGAGCTGCTTTATTTTTAATTGGTCTTAAAAAAGGCATTAAAACTTTATCTTCTACATTCTTTATTGAAAGCCCGGACAAATCTTTATTTACAAATGGTATAGCTTGTTTTGCTGACTGTGCTGTTATACCTGATCCTACTTCTGAACAGCTTGCTGATATTGCTGAATCTACTGCTGAATCTTATAGAGTTATGACTGGTTTAGAACCAAAAGTTGCTTTGCTTTCTTTCTCTACAAAAGGTTCTGCTAAACATGAAAGTGTTGATAAGGTGATAGAAGCTAAAAAAATATTAGATTCACGTAATGTGAAATTTGATTATGACGGCGAAATGCAGTTTGATGCTGCTATAGTTGAAAAAGTAGGTGCTCAAAAAGCTCCTAATTCTCCTATTAAAGGTAATGCTAATGTGCTTGTATTCCCAGAATTAAATGCTGGAAATATCGGATACAAAATAGCTCAAAGAGTAGGTAAATGTACTGCTATAGGTCCTATGCTTCAAGGTATTGCTAAACCTGCTAATGACCTTTCAAGAGGCTGTTCTGCTCAGGATATAGCTGATTTGGCAGTATTAACTTCTTTACAAGCTATGTAA
- a CDS encoding 4Fe-4S binding protein — protein MKVYEIFFSPTGGTKKAADAVAEEIVNNIDSSILEKVDLTDYNFDFSSLKIDKDDIAVIAVPAYAGRVPSTASKRILQIQGNNAKAVIICTYGNRAYDDTMIELYDIVSSLNFKIVSAAAAVARHSIAIKYASNRPDENDIKKLKEFAYNTIKASSFLDDNKLNGNRPYKKMSNVPLVPKTSSKCTNCKLCAKKCPVQAIDINNPKIIDKTKCISCMRCVHICHCSAKSVNKFMLFLVNLALKKTCSKAKDYEFYI, from the coding sequence ATGAAAGTATATGAAATTTTTTTTAGTCCAACAGGAGGAACAAAAAAAGCTGCTGATGCTGTTGCTGAAGAAATAGTAAATAATATTGACAGCAGTATTTTAGAAAAAGTCGATTTGACAGATTATAACTTTGATTTTTCATCTTTAAAAATAGATAAAGATGATATTGCTGTTATTGCTGTACCTGCATATGCGGGAAGAGTACCAAGTACGGCATCAAAACGCATACTTCAAATACAAGGAAATAATGCCAAAGCAGTTATTATATGCACTTACGGAAACAGGGCATATGATGATACTATGATAGAGCTTTATGATATAGTAAGCAGCTTAAACTTCAAAATTGTTTCTGCTGCTGCTGCCGTTGCAAGGCATTCCATAGCTATTAAATATGCTTCTAATCGTCCTGATGAAAATGATATAAAAAAGCTTAAGGAGTTTGCTTATAATACAATAAAAGCGTCTTCATTTTTAGATGATAATAAATTAAATGGAAATCGTCCTTATAAAAAGATGAGCAATGTTCCTTTAGTGCCTAAAACAAGCAGTAAGTGTACTAATTGTAAGTTATGTGCTAAAAAATGTCCTGTTCAGGCTATAGATATTAATAATCCTAAAATAATAGATAAAACTAAATGCATATCTTGTATGAGATGTGTTCATATATGTCATTGTTCTGCTAAAAGTGTTAATAAATTTATGTTATTTTTAGTGAATTTAGCTTTGAAAAAAACATGTTCTAAGGCAAAAGATTATGAATTTTATATATAA
- a CDS encoding serine/threonine protein kinase — MKIVNSWNDFDPLKHVIVGRADNCCIAPSEPASKAKVPLNSPMRGMTGPRPLDTVEKANAQLDNLCKILEQHGVKVDRPTPLQWNQAVVTPHFMTGSMFGCMPPRDVLLTIGNDIIAAPMSFRSRYFEYLAYSPILRKYFDEDPDFRWISAPRPELGDASYDMHYFDGDVTEEVLLERTAKLHMVTTEHEILFDAADVMRLGKDLFCQHGLTTNRKAMEWLRRQYPDFRVHAVNFPGDPYPIHIDATFVPLRPGLIINNPTRKLPEEQRKIFEANGWEIVDAAQPAHETPPPLCYSSVWLSMNCLVLDHKTVLVEASEVHQLEQMDKLGMNVIPVPFRDAYPFGGGLHCATADVYREGSCEDYFPKQVEDPTLVTYKKWS; from the coding sequence ATGAAAATCGTTAATTCGTGGAATGATTTTGACCCGTTAAAACATGTTATAGTAGGAAGAGCTGACAACTGCTGTATAGCTCCATCTGAACCTGCATCTAAAGCTAAAGTACCTTTAAACAGCCCTATGAGAGGTATGACAGGTCCAAGACCTTTAGATACAGTAGAAAAAGCAAATGCTCAGTTAGATAATCTTTGTAAAATATTAGAACAGCATGGAGTAAAAGTTGACAGACCTACTCCTCTTCAATGGAATCAGGCTGTTGTAACACCTCATTTTATGACTGGAAGTATGTTCGGCTGTATGCCTCCTAGAGATGTACTTCTTACTATAGGTAATGATATAATAGCAGCACCTATGTCATTCAGATCAAGATATTTTGAGTATTTAGCTTATTCACCAATACTTAGAAAATATTTTGATGAAGATCCTGATTTCAGATGGATATCAGCACCTCGTCCGGAACTTGGCGATGCTAGTTATGATATGCATTATTTTGACGGCGATGTAACAGAAGAGGTATTACTTGAAAGAACTGCTAAACTTCATATGGTAACTACTGAACATGAAATACTTTTTGATGCTGCTGATGTTATGAGATTAGGTAAAGATTTATTCTGTCAGCATGGACTAACAACAAACAGAAAAGCTATGGAATGGTTAAGAAGACAATACCCAGATTTCAGAGTACATGCTGTAAACTTCCCTGGAGACCCTTATCCAATTCACATTGATGCTACATTTGTACCATTAAGACCTGGTTTGATAATTAATAACCCTACTAGAAAACTTCCTGAAGAACAAAGAAAAATATTTGAAGCTAATGGCTGGGAAATAGTTGATGCTGCACAGCCTGCACATGAAACTCCTCCTCCTCTTTGTTATTCAAGTGTTTGGCTTTCTATGAACTGTTTGGTATTAGACCATAAAACAGTATTGGTAGAAGCAAGCGAAGTACATCAGTTGGAACAGATGGATAAACTTGGTATGAATGTTATACCAGTACCATTTAGAGATGCTTATCCATTTGGAGGCGGTTTGCATTGTGCTACTGCTGATGTTTACAGAGAAGGTTCTTGTGAGGATTATTTCCCTAAACAAGTTGAAGATCCTACTTTGGTTACATACAAAAAATGGAGCTGA
- a CDS encoding DMT family transporter: MANKERLGTIGIFLTALIWGYSFVAVKVVVQEIEPFYLVGFRNLAGGIFLSLIFFKRMKKITKRDILLSIPVGAALFLGFFLQTMSSKFITASKVAFFTGSYVIFIPFLAWALYKKRPHIAAFIAAVITVIGLYLLTSFDGLGSIKAGDLFALLCAVVFAVHLILIDKMLEYVDGIIMASLQLIVAGIISLSAGIITSTPFDINAVSKESMYSLIYLSIGATGIAYLLQTVSQKYVNPNKAGLILSLESFLGALGGIIFMKDPLTVNFVIGGICMISAIFICEIGSTIKKTD; encoded by the coding sequence ATGGCTAATAAAGAAAGACTAGGTACTATAGGTATATTTTTAACAGCATTAATTTGGGGATATAGTTTTGTAGCGGTAAAGGTTGTTGTACAGGAAATAGAACCTTTTTACCTTGTGGGATTTAGGAATTTAGCAGGCGGTATTTTTCTTTCTTTAATTTTCTTTAAAAGAATGAAAAAAATAACAAAGAGAGATATACTTCTTTCAATACCTGTAGGTGCTGCTTTATTTTTGGGTTTCTTTCTTCAAACTATGAGTTCTAAGTTTATAACAGCTTCAAAGGTAGCATTTTTCACTGGCTCTTATGTAATATTTATACCGTTTCTTGCTTGGGCATTATATAAAAAAAGACCTCATATTGCAGCATTTATAGCAGCTGTGATTACTGTTATAGGATTATATTTATTAACATCATTTGACGGGCTTGGCAGTATTAAGGCAGGAGATTTATTTGCTTTGCTTTGTGCGGTCGTGTTTGCTGTTCATTTAATACTTATAGACAAAATGCTTGAATATGTAGACGGTATAATAATGGCTTCATTACAGCTTATCGTAGCAGGTATAATATCATTATCTGCAGGAATTATCACTTCTACACCATTCGATATAAATGCTGTATCAAAAGAAAGCATGTATTCACTCATTTATTTGTCTATAGGTGCTACTGGCATAGCGTATCTTCTTCAGACAGTATCGCAGAAATATGTTAATCCAAATAAGGCTGGACTTATTTTGAGTTTAGAATCATTTTTAGGAGCTTTGGGCGGTATTATATTCATGAAAGATCCTCTTACTGTAAATTTTGTGATAGGGGGTATATGTATGATATCCGCTATATTTATATGCGAGATTGGAAGCACTATAAAAAAAACTGACTAA